The following are encoded in a window of Pseudomonas sp. St316 genomic DNA:
- a CDS encoding diiron oxygenase, with the protein MNAAEYQSFADAWESRATIRTRPRRRVEDDDKLIFPMSRQPLVHSQTFLSHCPQLRDFVLVQSLYKFINDVVIFETELVDHTARRIAKNRFGIEFPFACRYDAMTVVVDEDYHALVAMDFMQQTIDMTGIAPIPLPGQIELSRAIPATLAQAPEHLLSAVELICIAIAENTVTNEVAAFARDDSVKASIKGLMADHLLDEGRHSGFWTRLVQIYWRTAPEEDRAAIAHLMHGFIVQYLASDLQQAFDFELIAHLPVDESVRQSLREDASALVYPINRFHPLVGNITRFFRGSSMLASPCVRDALADYLTP; encoded by the coding sequence ATGAACGCCGCCGAATACCAATCCTTCGCCGACGCCTGGGAAAGCCGCGCCACGATCCGCACCCGGCCACGGCGGCGGGTTGAAGACGACGACAAGCTGATCTTCCCGATGAGCCGCCAGCCGCTGGTACACAGCCAGACCTTCCTCAGCCACTGCCCGCAATTGCGCGACTTTGTGCTGGTGCAGAGCCTCTACAAGTTCATCAACGACGTGGTGATTTTCGAGACCGAACTGGTGGACCACACCGCCCGGCGCATCGCCAAGAACCGCTTCGGCATCGAATTCCCATTCGCTTGCCGCTACGACGCGATGACCGTGGTGGTGGACGAGGATTACCACGCGCTGGTGGCGATGGACTTCATGCAGCAGACCATCGACATGACCGGCATCGCACCGATCCCGTTGCCTGGGCAGATCGAACTCAGCCGCGCGATACCCGCGACCCTGGCCCAGGCGCCGGAACATTTGCTCAGCGCCGTGGAACTGATCTGCATCGCCATCGCCGAGAACACCGTGACCAACGAAGTGGCGGCCTTCGCCCGGGACGACTCGGTCAAGGCTTCGATCAAGGGGCTGATGGCTGATCACTTGCTCGACGAGGGCCGGCACTCCGGTTTCTGGACGCGACTGGTGCAGATTTACTGGCGCACCGCGCCCGAAGAGGACCGCGCGGCGATTGCGCACTTGATGCACGGTTTCATCGTCCAGTACCTGGCGAGCGATCTGCAGCAAGCGTTCGACTTCGAGTTGATCGCGCACCTGCCCGTCGACGAATCGGTACGCCAGTCGCTGCGTGAAGACGCCAGTGCACTGGTGTATCCCATCAATCGTTTTCACCCATTGGTGGGCAACATCACGCGCTTTTTCCGCGGCAGCTCGATGCTCGCGTCCCCCTGCGTACGCGACGCCCTCGCTGATTACCTGACCCCATGA